One Pseudomonas sp. AN-1 genomic region harbors:
- a CDS encoding SPOR domain-containing protein, with protein MAMLDRRLKQRIVGAAVLLALVVVFLPMLFNREDEQRRVRVEAPPMPEMPSAMTATPEPVVVPEPQVVAPLADEAAVAPVAPPVGDAVPAPPVAQTPASASASASASASASASASASASASAPAPAPAPVAEPSPPPARLDADGVPVSWAVQLASLSSRAGAEELQQKLRSQGLDAYIRSADGMNRVFVGPLLERGDAERMREQIARQHRLSPIVVRFQPERR; from the coding sequence ATGGCCATGCTGGACCGGAGACTGAAACAACGGATTGTCGGGGCCGCCGTGCTGCTGGCGCTGGTAGTGGTGTTCCTGCCCATGCTGTTCAACCGTGAGGACGAGCAGCGCCGCGTGCGTGTCGAGGCGCCGCCGATGCCGGAAATGCCGTCGGCGATGACGGCGACGCCGGAGCCGGTCGTCGTGCCGGAGCCACAGGTCGTCGCGCCCCTGGCGGATGAGGCGGCCGTGGCGCCTGTCGCTCCGCCTGTCGGGGACGCCGTCCCGGCACCACCCGTGGCGCAGACTCCTGCATCTGCATCTGCATCTGCATCTGCATCTGCATCTGCATCTGCATCTGCATCTGCATCTGCATCTGCATCTGCACCTGCACCTGCACCTGCACCTGTCGCTGAGCCATCCCCGCCGCCCGCCCGTCTCGATGCCGACGGCGTGCCGGTCAGCTGGGCGGTGCAGCTGGCCAGCCTGTCCAGCCGTGCCGGCGCGGAGGAGTTGCAGCAGAAGCTGCGCAGTCAGGGGCTCGATGCCTACATCCGCTCGGCGGACGGGATGAACCGGGTATTCGTCGGTCCGCTGCTCGAGCGCGGGGATGCCGAGCGGATGCGCGAGCAGATCGCCCGTCAGCACCGCCTGAGTCCGATCGTGGTGCGCTTCCAGCCCGAACGGCGCTGA